From the Halobacterium zhouii genome, the window GGGTCCGGGGTTGCGCGAGCGTTCGGCCGCGTTCCCGCTCGCGCTCCCGTACCGTCTCGTGAACATGTACTCCGTCTACGGCGACACCGTCCTCGACCCGTTCTGGGGCACGGGAACGACCTCACAGGCGGCCGCCGTGGCGGGCCGGCACTCCGTCGGCGTGGAACGCGACTCCGGGTTCGCCGACGCGTTCTCGGACCGAATCCAGCGCGCCCCCGAGCGCTCCCGAACACTCGCCAGCGACCGACTCGCGGCTCACCGCGAGTACGTCGCGAACGCCGCGGACGAATTCGAGTACGAGGCCGAGTACTACGACGCGCGCGTCCGGACGAAACAGGAACGCCGCATTCGCTTCTACGAGGTCACCGACGTCGCCGAGACCGAAACCGGGTGGCGGGCGACACACGTTCCCTACGAGGAGTGACGCGGCAGGTAGGCGCAAGTAAGGCAGCCCGGGCGCAAGCAACCCCGACGAACCCGGGAACAAGCAGGCAGGCAGTTGGTCACGGCGCCTAACTCGCCGCGCGTCCTGTTCTGCGTATGACCTATCAGACCACGGTCGGCTGGTCGCTGCTCACCTCGGGCATCGTCACGCTCCTCCTCGCGTACCTGCCTGGCGACTCGTTCTGGTGGGGAATCGGTCTGCTGGTGGTGGGAATCGGCGTGCTCCTCATCAGACAGACGTAGAAACGAGGGTGAGACAGATGCGACCGGATACCGCCGAACGATCGACCACCGTCGAGAAAGCGGGAGGCGCCAGACTGCAGACCGATTCGACGTCTCGCCATGAACGACGATAGAACCGACAGCGGCCCCCGACCGGTCGCAGTCGGTTCACAGACGTCTGGCCGCTCCGATGGCTACTGTTGACCGGGAGTCGCCGAACTCTCACGCTCCTGCTCTCGGTGAGCGCGCTCGCGGTGCTGCTCGGCGTCGGCACGGTCTGGGAGATCGAGATGGAGCGCCTCGTGAACGAGACGCGGGCCGTGCAGTCGCTTTTCAACACGCTGCTCGGCGGCATCATCCTCTTCGTCTCGGTCGTGCTCTCGATCAACATCGCGGTGCTCGCCCAGGAACTCGGGCCGTTACAGACCGAGCGCTCGCAGATCGAGGACTCCATCGCGTTCAAGGTCGAAGTGGCGGACGTCGTCGAATCCGACGTGGGGCGAACCGAGGCGGACGGCCTCTTCCAGTTCCTCCTCCGGGCGCTGCGCGGCGAAGCCAACCAGCTCCAGCGCAACGCCGAAGAACTCGACGACGACGACGCGAGAGACGAGGTTCCGGTGTTCGTCGACGCCTTACAGGCGGAGTTCGCGTCCGCCGAACGACGCCTCCGGTCGCGCACCCCGCGACGCACAACGCCGCTGTTACCCGGACTCGACTACGACCTCGCTCGCCACATCTCCGAAATCAGGCGCATCCAGTCCGAACACGGCGACAGCCTCGACGAACCCACGGCCGAAGCGCTCTCGACCGTCGCCGACCTCCTCGAAGCCTTCGCCGCCGGACGCGAGTACTTCCGAGCCCTGTACTTCAAGCGCGAAGTGCAGAACCTCTCCAGTGACCTCCTCCTGCTCGCACTCCCCGTCATCGTCTTCACCTCCCACGTCCTGCTCGCCATCGACGCCGGCCTGTTCCCGACGACGTCCATCTTCGGCATCCAACCGCGCCTGCTCTACGTGAGTATCGCGTACGCCATCGCGCTCTCACCGTACCTCCTGTTGAGCGCGTACATGCTCCGCATCGTCACCGTCTCCCGTCACTCTACGGAATCGAGCGGGTTCGCGCTCGGGGGTGACGACTCGGTGTAGCCAGGTGTGGGGGGCAAGGAGACGCCGAGAGCGACGCGCTGGAGCGTCACCGCGACCCCGAGAGGGACTGTCACACAACCGGCCGATTTTTCCACGCTATCCGTGAACCCGAGGCCATGGCCAGCGAAACAGACACCGGTTCCCAGCTTGCGGACGCCCTCATCCCACTCTCTACGACTTCCCCTACAACAGACGGTGACGGCCTCCACGAACTCGGTGACGTGCTCGCCGACTTCCGCGTTATCGGCCTCGGCGAATCCACGCACGGCACGCGGGAGTTCTTCGAACTCAAGCACCGTATCGTTCGGCATCTCGTCGAGGAGCAGGGACTCCGCCTGTTCGGCATCGAAGCCTGCTTCGGTGAAACGCTCGCCATCAACGACTACGTGCTTCGCGGCGAGGGGAGCGCCGAAGAAGCACTCGACGGCATCGGCTTCTGGACCTGGAACACCGAGGAAGTGCGGAACTTCGTGGAGTGGCTCCGCGAGTTCAACGACGGTCGAGAGCACGAGGACTGCGTGAAGTTCTACGGCTACGACATGCAGTTCACAACGGCGTCCGCCAGCAGGCTCGACAACTGCCTCGACCACGTCGATGCCAGCGTCCACGAATCAGTCGCAGCCGACCTCGACTTGCTCGCCGACGAACATCGAGTGTACGGCGACGACGACCAGCTCCGGGAACGAGTGGATGCCGCAGAGTCGGTCGTGGAGTCACTCGCACCCACACTCGACAACAACCGCGAGACATACGTCGATGCGACTAGCGAACGCCAGTGGCGACTCGCGCGCCAGCACGTCACCGCGATGGAGCAAGCAGTCACCCGTGGCCGCAGGATGCTTCAGGCAGACGAATTCACGGTGGAGCAACTCCGGCAGCGCGACTACGCGATGGCCAAGAACGTCGACTGGATTCTCGACCACGAACCCCATGACCGCATCGCGCTCTGGGCGCACAACGGCCACGTCAAGCGCGGCGGCATGGAGTACGAGGACACCATCGTCCCGACAATGGGAGACAATCTGGCCGACCGCTACGGCGACGACTACTACGCACTCGGCTTCGACTTCCACCACGGTTCCTTCCAGGCCATCGGTAATCTCGAAGACGAAGACGACTCCGGCCTCCGAGAGTTCACTGTCGGGACGCCACGCGAGGACTCGTTTGCCGCTACGCTCGCGGCCACCGGAGTCGAACTGGCGCTCCTCGACGCAACGCGCGCGAGTCGGGACCCAGCACTCGTAGACTGGCTGAACAGCGAACACGAACAACGGACTGTCGGCGCGCACTACGACCACGACGACGCAGACGACTACTGGGCCACGTTCGACCTCCCCGAGGACTTCGACGGTATGCTCTACGTCGAGGAAACGACGCGAGCAGTACCGCTAGAAAGAGGTGACTGACGTAGCTAGCCTTCGCCGACCGAGCGGGCCGACAGGCCCCGGAAGGTCGGCGATTCACTCCGCGAACGTAGTGAGTGGAGGCCGACGACTGAGGGGAGCGCGTCAGCGCGAACCGAAGAAGGAGTGCTTTTGGCCGAGCTTTTGCCGAGGGCTGGCGAAGCCAGCCCGCAGCGCAAAAGGTCGAGCGAGTGGGTTGGGGCGGATTCGAACCGCCGGCCTGCTCCGTGTGAAGGAGCCGTCATAGCCTGACTAGACCACCAACCCGCACCAGAACGTACGCCGGAGACGCCAATTAAGGCTTGCGTTTAGCTCGAACGGGAGCGTCGGATGCGGCGACGCGCCTTCCGAGCGGTTCGCCGGGCGCGGCGTTCGGCGTCGGTGGCGCGCTCGCGGACGCGCTCCGGGGCGCTGGGTTCTGGTTCGCGTTCCATGCCGGTGAGTCTGCGGACGTTCCGTTCCGCCGGTTCGAGTTCCGTACGGATGCCGTGCGCCGTCGCTTCCGCGGCGCGTTGGAGGTAGTAACGGGCGTCTTCGAAGTGTCGGTTCATGCACGACAGTACGCCGCGAGAGAGCAAAGCGTTGCTGCCGAGGTTCGTACCGACACCGTCCCGCTCTAGTACGACGGCGACTCCTCTGGGACACCGTCGCGCTGGTTGACG encodes:
- a CDS encoding erythromycin esterase family protein encodes the protein MASETDTGSQLADALIPLSTTSPTTDGDGLHELGDVLADFRVIGLGESTHGTREFFELKHRIVRHLVEEQGLRLFGIEACFGETLAINDYVLRGEGSAEEALDGIGFWTWNTEEVRNFVEWLREFNDGREHEDCVKFYGYDMQFTTASASRLDNCLDHVDASVHESVAADLDLLADEHRVYGDDDQLRERVDAAESVVESLAPTLDNNRETYVDATSERQWRLARQHVTAMEQAVTRGRRMLQADEFTVEQLRQRDYAMAKNVDWILDHEPHDRIALWAHNGHVKRGGMEYEDTIVPTMGDNLADRYGDDYYALGFDFHHGSFQAIGNLEDEDDSGLREFTVGTPREDSFAATLAATGVELALLDATRASRDPALVDWLNSEHEQRTVGAHYDHDDADDYWATFDLPEDFDGMLYVEETTRAVPLERGD
- a CDS encoding DUF7553 family protein, which produces MNRHFEDARYYLQRAAEATAHGIRTELEPAERNVRRLTGMEREPEPSAPERVRERATDAERRARRTARKARRRIRRSRSS